One genomic region from Halococcus qingdaonensis encodes:
- a CDS encoding DUF6276 family protein → MDCPDCGAGTVAFAVPDGLDTLDEPAAALCTHCLALHSVEKSDANSDFTAVSDDFPTGSAAVPMALAIGLLDSLVLHRETVEALLERVERAGTDPLLVIDRLANDPTLDPKTDLATRRRQVAQLRD, encoded by the coding sequence ATGGACTGTCCCGACTGCGGGGCCGGCACGGTCGCGTTTGCGGTTCCCGACGGACTCGACACGCTCGATGAACCCGCGGCCGCGCTCTGTACGCACTGCCTCGCGCTCCATTCTGTCGAGAAGAGCGACGCGAACTCTGATTTCACGGCCGTGAGTGACGACTTTCCGACCGGCTCGGCGGCAGTACCGATGGCGCTCGCGATCGGACTGCTCGATTCGCTCGTGCTCCATCGAGAGACCGTCGAGGCGCTACTCGAACGGGTCGAGCGGGCTGGCACGGACCCGCTGCTCGTCATCGATAGACTGGCAAATGATCCGACGCTCGATCCGAAAACCGACCTCGCGACGCGTCGCCGACAGGTGGCGCAGTTGCGTGATTAA
- a CDS encoding NUDIX domain-containing protein yields MTIRTAQFCPDCGTSLDTQQFEGRQRRYCADCEHLIFQQPLPAAGVAVVDEGSVLLIRRMGPPHAGSWAVPGGVMEYDESAEETAVRELEEETNIVASSSDLVLFDTWQQECPDENVYSVTVGYAVSLPETTGKPKAGTDAEAVQFWQLEGDMNGTLRPGEERRMKRAIEAV; encoded by the coding sequence ATGACGATACGCACCGCTCAATTCTGTCCGGACTGTGGAACCTCACTCGACACGCAACAGTTCGAAGGTCGACAGAGACGCTACTGCGCGGACTGTGAGCACCTGATATTCCAGCAGCCGCTACCTGCAGCCGGGGTCGCAGTCGTCGACGAGGGAAGTGTCCTTCTCATTCGGCGAATGGGACCGCCCCATGCGGGTTCGTGGGCGGTGCCTGGAGGCGTCATGGAGTACGACGAAAGCGCCGAAGAGACGGCGGTCCGGGAACTCGAAGAAGAGACGAATATCGTGGCATCGTCGTCGGACCTCGTGCTTTTCGATACGTGGCAACAGGAATGCCCAGACGAAAACGTGTACTCCGTTACGGTCGGCTATGCCGTTTCACTGCCCGAAACGACCGGCAAGCCGAAAGCAGGAACGGACGCGGAAGCGGTACAGTTCTGGCAACTCGAAGGAGACATGAACGGGACGTTGCGACCTGGAGAGGAACGAAGAATGAAACGAGCAATCGAGGCGGTGTGA
- a CDS encoding DUF7126 family protein, producing MGESNAVFVGPDPEGLGDALEAEGFDVTHVDGIADGAALEDAGIDAAELYVLTDVGQATSIPVAVDRAGELHVVVYARESLPEFAKGQADLLLDPALFEPETVAEELTGTTR from the coding sequence ATGGGTGAGAGCAACGCCGTTTTCGTCGGTCCCGACCCCGAAGGACTCGGCGACGCGCTCGAAGCGGAAGGGTTCGACGTGACGCACGTCGACGGCATCGCCGACGGCGCGGCGCTCGAAGACGCCGGCATCGACGCGGCCGAGCTGTACGTGCTCACCGACGTCGGTCAGGCGACCTCGATCCCGGTTGCCGTCGACCGCGCCGGCGAACTCCACGTCGTCGTCTACGCGCGCGAGTCGCTGCCGGAGTTCGCCAAAGGGCAGGCCGACCTGCTGCTCGATCCCGCGCTCTTCGAGCCCGAAACGGTCGCCGAGGAGCTCACCGGAACGACGCGATGA
- a CDS encoding PspA/IM30 family protein has translation MGILSRASYVIRSRLNAILGSAEDPSEQLDYSYEQLRDQLQDVKSGIADLTTQKKRLEIQKRRLEENVEKHNEQAREAVRQDRDDLARQALEKKKQKMSQMEDLEGQIADLQDTQDQLVEKKNTLQSRIEEFRTQKETMKARYEAAEASTRVSEAMTGAGDEMEDVSRSIERANERTEDMEARAEAMDELEQSGAFEDALSDKDSIDRELDSLSTDSEVDAELETLQAEVGDGSSTDESTSDTSEPADESVDAETSEASAADGGADAGDNGTDPAVEAELEELQNESDS, from the coding sequence ATGGGGATCCTCTCGCGCGCGTCGTACGTCATCCGGTCGCGGTTGAACGCCATCCTCGGGAGCGCCGAGGACCCGAGCGAGCAGCTCGACTACTCCTACGAGCAGCTGCGTGACCAGCTGCAGGACGTCAAGAGCGGTATCGCCGATCTCACCACCCAGAAGAAGCGCCTCGAAATCCAGAAGCGCCGACTCGAAGAGAACGTCGAGAAACACAACGAGCAGGCCCGCGAGGCGGTGCGACAGGACCGCGATGACCTCGCCCGCCAGGCTCTGGAGAAGAAAAAGCAGAAGATGAGCCAGATGGAGGACCTGGAGGGTCAGATCGCCGATCTTCAGGACACGCAGGATCAGCTCGTCGAGAAGAAGAATACCCTCCAGAGCCGGATCGAGGAGTTCCGCACGCAGAAGGAGACGATGAAGGCGCGCTACGAGGCCGCCGAGGCGAGCACCCGTGTCTCGGAGGCGATGACCGGTGCCGGCGACGAGATGGAGGACGTGAGCCGGTCGATCGAGCGCGCCAACGAGCGCACCGAGGACATGGAGGCGCGCGCCGAGGCGATGGACGAACTCGAACAGTCGGGAGCCTTCGAGGACGCACTCTCGGACAAGGACAGCATCGACCGCGAACTCGACTCGCTCAGTACCGACAGCGAGGTCGACGCCGAACTCGAAACGCTCCAGGCGGAGGTGGGCGATGGTTCCTCGACCGACGAGTCGACGAGCGACACGAGCGAACCGGCCGACGAGAGCGTCGACGCCGAGACGAGCGAGGCGAGCGCCGCCGACGGCGGGGCCGACGCCGGCGACAACGGGACGGACCCGGCGGTCGAGGCCGAACTCGAAGAGCTACAGAACGAGTCCGACAGCTGA
- the guaA gene encoding glutamine-hydrolyzing GMP synthase: MVEVEQFIDDAVAEIDEQVGDADAVIALSGGVDSSVAAALAYEALGDQLTPVYVDTGLMRKGETEQVEETFSYMEGLRIVDAHERFLDELSGVTDPEEKRAIVGERFIREFEREAHEADAEYLVQGTIYPDRIESEGGIKSHHNVGGLPEVVDFSGIVEPVRELYKDEVREVARALDLDALVAERMPFPGPGLAVRVLGEVTEEKLQVAREATHIVEEELEEYDPWQALAAVIGKATGVKGDNRVHGWVVSVRAVESRDGMTARAQELDWATLQRLQSRITGSLDNVSRVVYDVTHKPPATIEYE, translated from the coding sequence ATGGTCGAAGTAGAGCAGTTCATCGACGACGCCGTCGCCGAGATCGACGAGCAGGTCGGCGACGCGGACGCCGTCATCGCCCTCTCGGGTGGCGTCGACTCCTCGGTGGCAGCCGCGCTCGCCTACGAGGCGCTCGGCGATCAGCTGACCCCGGTCTACGTCGACACCGGACTGATGCGCAAGGGCGAGACCGAACAGGTCGAGGAGACCTTCTCGTACATGGAAGGGCTCCGGATCGTCGACGCCCACGAGCGGTTCCTCGACGAGCTCTCGGGAGTGACGGACCCCGAGGAGAAACGCGCGATCGTCGGCGAGCGGTTCATCCGCGAGTTCGAGCGCGAGGCCCACGAGGCCGACGCGGAGTATCTCGTCCAGGGGACGATCTACCCCGATCGCATCGAGAGCGAGGGCGGGATCAAATCCCACCACAACGTCGGCGGGCTGCCCGAGGTCGTCGACTTCTCGGGCATCGTCGAGCCCGTGCGCGAACTCTACAAGGACGAAGTCCGTGAGGTCGCCCGCGCGCTCGATCTCGATGCGCTGGTCGCCGAGCGGATGCCGTTCCCCGGTCCGGGGCTCGCCGTTCGAGTGCTCGGCGAAGTCACCGAAGAGAAGCTGCAGGTGGCACGCGAGGCGACGCACATCGTCGAGGAGGAACTGGAGGAGTACGATCCGTGGCAGGCGCTCGCGGCGGTCATCGGCAAGGCAACGGGGGTGAAGGGTGACAACCGCGTCCACGGCTGGGTCGTCTCGGTCCGCGCGGTCGAGTCGCGCGACGGGATGACCGCCCGCGCCCAGGAACTCGACTGGGCGACGCTCCAGCGCCTCCAGAGCCGGATCACCGGCTCACTCGACAACGTCTCCCGCGTCGTCTACGACGTCACGCACAAACCGCCCGCAACGATCGAGTACGAGTAG
- a CDS encoding alpha/beta hydrolase encodes MDVVLPGGRDVRGTLDEPDDPSDPETIVVACPPHPQQGGTRSDQRLTAVSDALGERGIACLRFDYGAWDEGRAEQDDVRNAIRWACERFARVGLFGFSFGATMALCAAADSELWAVCALAPDSGEAMAADADAVAALDEIGSPTRILAAERDSTADWEPVVERARENRIEVDELAADHFFVGQSGKVAERVATFFDESR; translated from the coding sequence ATGGACGTCGTACTGCCCGGCGGCCGGGACGTCCGTGGCACGCTTGACGAACCGGACGACCCAAGCGATCCGGAGACGATCGTCGTCGCCTGCCCGCCACATCCCCAGCAGGGTGGGACGCGCTCGGACCAGCGACTCACGGCCGTGAGCGATGCACTCGGCGAACGGGGGATCGCCTGCCTTCGCTTCGACTACGGTGCGTGGGACGAAGGCCGGGCCGAACAGGACGACGTGAGAAACGCCATTCGCTGGGCGTGCGAGCGGTTCGCCCGGGTGGGGCTGTTCGGCTTCAGTTTCGGCGCGACAATGGCGCTGTGTGCGGCCGCCGACAGCGAGCTGTGGGCGGTGTGTGCGCTCGCACCCGACAGCGGCGAGGCGATGGCCGCGGATGCAGACGCGGTGGCCGCGCTCGATGAGATTGGGAGCCCTACGAGGATCCTCGCCGCCGAGCGCGATTCGACCGCCGACTGGGAACCGGTCGTCGAGCGCGCCCGTGAGAACAGGATCGAGGTGGACGAACTGGCAGCCGATCACTTCTTCGTCGGCCAATCGGGAAAAGTGGCCGAGCGGGTCGCGACGTTCTTCGATGAATCCCGGTAA
- a CDS encoding CTP synthase: protein MPTDSGPASGPKFVFVTGGVMSGLGKGITAASTGRLLENAGFDVTAVKIDPYLNVDAGTMNPYQHGEVYVLKDGGEVDLDLGNYERFLDADMTFDQNITTGKLYKNVIEKERAGDYLGKTVQIIPHITDDIKRRIRDAAAGHDVCLIEVGGTVGDIEGGPYYEAIRQFAHEERDEDVLLTHVTLVPYSKNGEQKTKPTQHSVKELRSIGLQPDVLVGRCEDELDADTKEKIALFCDVPTDAVFSNPDVEDIYHVPLVVEEEGLDEYVMEELELADDARPKAERASQWRDIVTREQSGTVTVALVGKYALEDAYLSIHEALKHAGLEHSTDVEVLWVDAEEMANTHEQRLREADGIVVPGGFGTRGTTEKIAAARYARENDVPFLGLCLGFQMAVIEYARNVCGLDDAHSTEMEAETPHPVIGLLPEQYDVEDLGGTMRLGAHETDIESGTLAAELYGEHCTERHRHRYEVNPEYIEQLESAGLRFSGQANNRMEILELPDHPFFFGTQFHPEFRSRPQRASPPFVGFLDAAIDERERPVSEVEA, encoded by the coding sequence ATGCCGACCGATTCGGGTCCCGCCTCGGGACCGAAGTTCGTTTTCGTGACGGGTGGTGTAATGAGCGGCCTCGGAAAGGGAATCACGGCCGCGAGTACGGGTCGATTGCTCGAAAACGCCGGGTTCGACGTGACGGCAGTGAAGATCGACCCCTATCTCAATGTCGATGCCGGGACGATGAACCCCTACCAGCACGGCGAGGTCTACGTACTCAAGGACGGCGGCGAGGTCGACCTCGATCTCGGCAACTACGAGCGGTTCCTCGACGCCGACATGACGTTCGATCAGAACATAACCACTGGCAAGCTCTACAAGAACGTCATCGAGAAGGAGCGCGCCGGCGACTATCTCGGGAAGACAGTTCAAATAATTCCGCACATCACCGACGACATCAAGCGCCGGATCCGGGACGCCGCGGCGGGCCACGACGTCTGTCTCATCGAGGTCGGCGGCACGGTCGGCGACATCGAGGGCGGCCCGTACTACGAAGCCATCCGGCAGTTCGCTCACGAAGAACGCGATGAGGACGTCCTGCTCACCCACGTCACCCTCGTCCCGTACTCGAAGAACGGCGAGCAGAAGACCAAACCCACCCAGCACAGCGTGAAGGAGCTCCGCTCGATCGGGCTCCAGCCGGACGTCCTCGTCGGCCGCTGTGAGGACGAACTCGACGCCGACACGAAGGAGAAGATCGCGCTGTTCTGCGACGTGCCCACCGACGCGGTCTTCTCGAATCCCGACGTCGAGGACATCTACCACGTGCCGCTGGTGGTTGAGGAGGAGGGACTCGACGAGTACGTGATGGAAGAGTTAGAACTCGCCGACGATGCCCGGCCGAAAGCCGAGCGCGCGAGCCAGTGGCGCGACATCGTGACCCGCGAGCAGTCCGGGACCGTCACCGTCGCACTCGTCGGCAAGTACGCGCTCGAAGACGCCTATCTCTCGATCCACGAGGCGCTCAAACACGCGGGGCTCGAACACAGTACCGACGTCGAGGTGCTCTGGGTCGACGCCGAGGAGATGGCGAACACCCACGAACAGCGCCTCCGCGAGGCCGACGGGATCGTCGTGCCGGGCGGGTTCGGCACGCGCGGCACGACCGAGAAGATCGCCGCCGCGCGCTACGCCCGCGAGAACGACGTCCCCTTCCTTGGGCTCTGTCTCGGCTTCCAGATGGCCGTCATCGAGTACGCCAGAAACGTCTGCGGGCTCGACGACGCACACTCGACCGAGATGGAAGCCGAGACGCCCCACCCGGTCATCGGACTGTTGCCCGAACAGTACGATGTCGAGGATCTCGGCGGGACGATGCGCCTCGGCGCGCACGAGACCGACATCGAGAGCGGGACGCTCGCGGCGGAGCTCTACGGCGAGCACTGTACCGAGCGCCACCGCCACCGCTACGAGGTCAATCCCGAATACATCGAGCAGCTGGAATCGGCCGGGCTCCGGTTCTCGGGGCAGGCGAACAACCGGATGGAGATCCTCGAACTGCCGGACCATCCGTTCTTCTTCGGCACGCAGTTCCATCCCGAGTTCCGCTCGCGACCCCAGCGAGCGAGCCCACCCTTCGTGGGCTTTCTCGACGCCGCGATCGACGAGCGCGAGCGGCCGGTCAGCGAGGTGGAAGCCTGA
- a CDS encoding deoxyuridine 5'-triphosphate nucleotidohydrolase has product MYESGTFVAAQLTSVTDEQIQPNGVDLTLDAVFEQQNAGRIGVNGKTVGDRQELDTDDSDCYTLTPGGYVARYAETIRVPDDHIGFIYPRSSLMRNSCMLHTAVWDAGYEGRGEGLLEVHHEIEIERGARIAQFVLADADHDGTYDGDYQGENVA; this is encoded by the coding sequence ATGTACGAGAGCGGGACGTTCGTCGCCGCACAGCTCACATCCGTGACGGACGAGCAGATCCAGCCAAACGGCGTCGATCTCACCCTCGACGCCGTCTTCGAACAGCAGAACGCCGGCCGTATCGGCGTCAACGGCAAGACGGTCGGCGATCGCCAAGAACTCGACACGGACGACTCGGACTGCTACACGCTCACACCGGGCGGCTACGTCGCCCGCTACGCCGAGACGATCCGGGTGCCCGACGACCATATCGGATTTATCTATCCGCGCTCGTCGCTGATGCGCAACTCGTGTATGCTCCATACGGCTGTCTGGGACGCTGGCTACGAAGGTCGTGGCGAGGGACTCCTCGAAGTTCACCACGAGATCGAGATCGAGCGCGGCGCGCGGATCGCGCAGTTCGTCCTCGCCGACGCCGATCACGACGGTACCTACGACGGAGACTATCAGGGAGAAAACGTCGCGTGA
- a CDS encoding aconitate hydratase has protein sequence MGTTLTEKILDDHLVEGELETGEEIGIDIDQVLTQDTTGTLVWLQFEALGLDEVQTELAAQYCDHQTYQFDFKNSDDHRFLRSAAGTFGAHFSRPGNGICHQVHKERFAAPGKTMLGSDSHTPTPGGMGELAIGSGGLDVAVAMGGGPYYIEMPEVVNVHLEGELPEWATAKDVILHLLGELSVKGGVGKVLEYTGPGVENLSVPERTTITNMGTELGATTSIFPTDDRTEEFLSRLGREDEHVEIGPDDDAEYDDRIEVDLSEIEPLIATPSMPDNVVPVGEVAGEDVDQVIIGSCTNGAYEDILPGAKMLEGREIDKRTEMIVAPGSKQASELLAREGWSAEMMAAGVNFSEATCGACIGIGHVPASDSVSLRTFNRNFEGRSGIEDDSVYLCSPEVATASALAGEIVDPRDLAEELGDLEDPGFEMADTYDGSDADLIAPDESVDDGLVKGPNISDVPLKDPLDAHLEGSALLKMGDNITTDHIIPATQDILMYRSNIPKLSEFTLSRVDDEFAQRALDADGGFLVAGENYGQGSSREHAALCPMYLGVEGVLAQSFARIHKANLFNFGLLPLEIDADAQENIAEGDDIEIVDDVEEAVRSGQEEFTIRVNDDWETTGLLDASEREREILADGGKLPHTKAQQSGSGAAAPADD, from the coding sequence ATGGGAACAACGCTGACGGAGAAGATCCTCGACGATCATCTGGTCGAGGGGGAGCTCGAAACCGGTGAGGAGATCGGGATCGACATCGACCAGGTGCTCACGCAGGACACCACTGGCACGCTCGTCTGGCTCCAGTTCGAGGCGCTCGGCCTCGACGAGGTCCAGACCGAACTCGCCGCCCAGTACTGCGACCACCAGACCTACCAGTTCGACTTCAAGAACAGCGACGACCACCGCTTCCTCCGTTCGGCCGCCGGCACCTTCGGCGCACACTTCTCGCGCCCTGGTAACGGCATCTGCCACCAGGTCCACAAGGAGCGGTTCGCCGCGCCCGGCAAGACGATGCTCGGCAGCGACTCGCACACTCCGACCCCGGGCGGGATGGGCGAGCTCGCCATCGGCTCGGGTGGACTGGACGTCGCCGTCGCGATGGGCGGCGGTCCCTACTACATCGAGATGCCCGAGGTCGTCAACGTCCATCTCGAAGGCGAGCTCCCCGAGTGGGCGACGGCCAAGGACGTCATCCTCCACCTGCTCGGCGAGCTCTCCGTGAAGGGCGGCGTCGGCAAGGTGCTCGAATACACCGGTCCCGGTGTCGAGAACCTCTCGGTGCCCGAGCGGACGACGATCACCAACATGGGCACCGAACTGGGTGCCACGACCTCGATCTTCCCGACCGACGACCGTACTGAAGAATTCCTCTCGCGACTCGGCCGCGAGGACGAACACGTCGAGATCGGCCCGGACGACGACGCCGAGTACGACGACCGGATCGAGGTCGATCTGAGCGAGATCGAACCCCTCATCGCCACGCCGTCGATGCCCGACAACGTCGTCCCCGTCGGCGAGGTCGCCGGCGAGGACGTCGATCAGGTCATCATCGGCTCCTGTACCAACGGTGCTTACGAGGACATCCTGCCCGGCGCGAAGATGCTCGAAGGCCGCGAGATCGACAAGCGCACCGAAATGATCGTCGCGCCCGGCTCGAAACAGGCCTCCGAACTGCTGGCCCGCGAGGGCTGGAGCGCCGAGATGATGGCCGCCGGCGTCAACTTCTCCGAGGCGACCTGTGGTGCCTGCATCGGCATCGGCCACGTGCCCGCCTCCGACTCGGTGAGTCTCCGGACGTTCAACCGCAACTTCGAGGGCCGCTCGGGCATCGAGGACGACTCGGTCTACCTCTGCTCGCCGGAGGTCGCCACGGCCTCGGCGCTCGCCGGCGAGATCGTCGACCCGCGCGACCTCGCCGAGGAGCTCGGCGATCTCGAGGACCCCGGCTTCGAGATGGCCGACACCTACGACGGCTCGGACGCCGACCTTATCGCCCCCGACGAATCCGTCGACGACGGGCTGGTGAAGGGGCCGAACATCAGCGACGTTCCCCTAAAGGACCCGCTCGACGCCCACCTCGAGGGCTCGGCGCTGCTCAAGATGGGCGACAACATCACGACCGACCACATCATCCCTGCGACCCAGGACATCCTGATGTACCGGTCGAACATCCCGAAACTCTCGGAGTTCACCCTCTCGCGAGTGGACGACGAGTTCGCCCAGCGCGCGCTCGACGCCGACGGCGGCTTCCTCGTCGCCGGCGAGAACTACGGCCAGGGTTCTTCGAGAGAGCACGCCGCCCTCTGCCCGATGTATCTCGGCGTCGAGGGCGTCCTCGCACAGAGCTTCGCCCGCATCCACAAGGCGAACCTCTTCAACTTCGGCCTCCTGCCCCTGGAGATCGACGCCGACGCACAGGAGAACATCGCGGAAGGCGACGACATCGAGATCGTCGACGACGTCGAAGAAGCCGTCCGCTCCGGCCAGGAGGAGTTCACCATCCGCGTGAACGACGACTGGGAAACCACCGGCCTGCTCGACGCCTCCGAACGCGAGCGCGAGATCCTCGCCGACGGTGGCAAGCTGCCTCACACCAAAGCGCAGCAGAGCGGCTCCGGCGCTGCGGCCCCGGCTGACGACTAA